Proteins encoded in a region of the Scrofimicrobium sp. R131 genome:
- the rplI gene encoding 50S ribosomal protein L9 has translation MATRKVVLNRDVEKLGSAGEVVEVRDGYARNYLIPRGYAVKWTKGAQRHIDQIVESRRRHEIASVEDAIAIREQIGGLDQVSVTRKAGSNGRLFGAVSPKHVAEALSAALGRVIDHRKVELPQVIKSTGTYPVVIKLHPDVVAESSVTVVAE, from the coding sequence ATGGCAACTCGTAAAGTTGTTCTTAACCGTGACGTGGAAAAGCTCGGCTCAGCTGGTGAGGTCGTTGAGGTTCGTGACGGCTACGCCCGCAACTACCTGATCCCCCGCGGCTACGCGGTCAAGTGGACCAAGGGCGCCCAGCGTCACATCGACCAGATTGTTGAGTCTCGTCGCCGCCACGAAATTGCTTCCGTGGAAGATGCCATCGCCATTCGCGAGCAGATCGGGGGCCTGGACCAGGTTTCCGTGACCCGCAAGGCCGGCTCGAACGGTCGCCTCTTCGGCGCCGTTTCCCCCAAGCATGTGGCCGAGGCCCTCAGCGCCGCCCTGGGTCGAGTCATCGACCACCGCAAGGTGGAGCTCCCCCAGGTGATCAAGTCGACCGGCACCTACCCCGTGGTGATCAAGCTGCACCCGGACGTCGTGGCCGAGTCCTCCGTCACCGTGGTGGCTGAGTAA
- a CDS encoding 2-oxoacid:acceptor oxidoreductase family protein, giving the protein MVEIRIHGRGGQGVVTAADMFATAAFSEGHYAQAFPSFGSERTGAPVVSYCRISDQPIRTREPVLEPDILIVQDPTLLAVVDVFAGLKPGGFAIVNTTKSVAELHLPDLPPDRTLVTIPASDLAKRHVGKPLPNAALMGAVAAATGVVKLSSVEEAIRHRFRGHIANANVAAAQDAYEYLRAAGSGVKEEAHASAN; this is encoded by the coding sequence ATGGTAGAAATACGAATCCATGGTCGAGGAGGACAGGGAGTCGTCACAGCGGCTGACATGTTCGCTACGGCCGCTTTTTCCGAAGGCCACTACGCGCAGGCCTTCCCCTCGTTTGGCTCCGAACGAACCGGAGCCCCCGTTGTCAGCTACTGTCGGATCTCGGATCAACCGATCCGCACTCGCGAACCCGTGCTGGAGCCGGACATCTTGATCGTGCAAGATCCGACCCTGCTCGCGGTAGTTGACGTCTTCGCCGGACTGAAGCCCGGTGGCTTCGCCATTGTGAACACCACCAAATCGGTGGCGGAACTGCATCTGCCGGACCTGCCGCCCGACCGGACGCTGGTGACTATTCCCGCCTCGGACCTGGCCAAACGCCACGTGGGCAAACCCCTGCCGAACGCTGCCCTGATGGGGGCGGTTGCCGCCGCCACCGGCGTGGTCAAGTTGAGTTCGGTGGAGGAAGCGATCCGACATCGGTTCCGCGGGCACATTGCCAACGCAAACGTGGCCGCGGCCCAGGATGCCTACGAGTACTTGCGCGCCGCTGGATCCGGCGTGAAGGAGGAAGCCCATGCGTCAGCAAATTGA
- a CDS encoding NAD(P)-binding protein, giving the protein MSKTEPRRDTEPFAITLEVGSSLLNETGSWRTERPVYVNLLPPCNIACPAGENIQQWLYKAEDGDYESAWRQIMVDNPFPAVMGRVCYHPCQTACNRGQVDEAVGINAIERFLGDKAISAGWNVEVTAPPSGKRVLVVGAGPSGLSAAYHLRLLGHRVTVRDAGPMAGGMMRFGIPKYRLPRDILDAEIKRIEDLGVNFEFNSKVENIAEVTKDYDAVFIAVGAHIGRRAQIPAGESAKIMDAVGLLADTEVGEQPLLGRRVVVYGGGNTAIDAARTAKRLGAEEAIIVYRRTRDRMPAHDSEVTEAEEEGIMMRWLSTIKHVEGGKIQVEKMELDENGFPQPTGEIEELGADSLVMALGQESDLSLVENAPGIEIDDGVVKVNSQMMTGIPGVFAGGDMVPSERTVTVAIGHGKKASRYIDAYLRGGAYQPAPKHPEASLSRMNTWYYSDAPHQVRDKLEGARRASTFDEVVQGLDEESALFEARRCMSCGNCFGCDNCFGVCPDNAITKIKPGEYEFKYYYCKGCGICAEECPSGSISMVPEEV; this is encoded by the coding sequence ATGAGCAAAACTGAACCGAGGCGCGACACCGAACCCTTTGCCATCACGCTGGAGGTCGGCTCGTCCCTGCTGAATGAGACCGGCTCGTGGCGGACCGAGCGTCCCGTCTACGTGAACCTGCTGCCTCCCTGCAACATTGCCTGCCCCGCGGGTGAGAACATCCAGCAGTGGCTGTACAAGGCCGAGGATGGCGACTATGAATCGGCCTGGCGCCAGATCATGGTGGACAATCCGTTCCCGGCGGTGATGGGTCGGGTCTGCTATCACCCGTGCCAGACGGCCTGCAACCGAGGCCAGGTGGACGAGGCGGTCGGGATCAACGCGATTGAGCGATTCCTGGGGGACAAGGCCATCAGCGCCGGCTGGAATGTGGAGGTGACCGCACCCCCGTCGGGCAAACGCGTCCTGGTGGTGGGGGCGGGCCCGTCCGGGCTGTCGGCGGCCTACCACCTGCGCCTCTTGGGGCACCGGGTCACGGTTCGCGATGCCGGTCCGATGGCCGGGGGGATGATGCGGTTTGGGATTCCCAAGTACCGCCTGCCCCGCGACATTCTGGACGCCGAAATCAAACGGATCGAAGACCTGGGCGTGAACTTTGAGTTCAACTCCAAGGTGGAGAACATCGCCGAGGTGACGAAAGATTACGACGCGGTCTTCATTGCGGTGGGAGCCCACATTGGTCGGCGGGCCCAGATTCCCGCCGGTGAGTCCGCGAAGATTATGGACGCGGTCGGCCTGCTGGCTGACACCGAGGTGGGCGAGCAGCCGCTGCTTGGTCGTCGGGTCGTGGTTTACGGCGGCGGCAACACCGCCATCGATGCGGCGCGGACCGCGAAGCGACTGGGCGCCGAGGAAGCGATCATCGTCTACCGCCGGACCCGGGACCGGATGCCAGCCCACGACTCGGAGGTGACCGAGGCGGAGGAAGAGGGCATCATGATGCGCTGGCTTTCCACCATCAAGCACGTGGAGGGCGGCAAGATCCAGGTCGAAAAGATGGAGCTGGATGAGAACGGGTTCCCCCAGCCGACCGGCGAGATCGAGGAGCTGGGTGCCGACTCCCTGGTGATGGCCCTCGGGCAGGAGTCAGACCTGTCGCTGGTGGAGAACGCCCCGGGAATTGAGATTGACGACGGCGTCGTCAAGGTCAACTCGCAGATGATGACGGGGATTCCGGGCGTCTTCGCCGGTGGCGACATGGTCCCGTCCGAGCGCACCGTGACTGTCGCCATCGGACACGGGAAGAAGGCGTCCCGCTACATCGACGCCTACCTGCGCGGGGGAGCCTACCAACCGGCTCCGAAGCACCCGGAGGCTTCCCTTTCCCGAATGAACACCTGGTACTACTCCGATGCGCCTCATCAGGTGCGCGACAAGTTGGAAGGGGCGCGCCGAGCCTCCACATTTGACGAGGTGGTTCAGGGCTTGGACGAAGAGTCAGCCCTGTTTGAAGCGCGCCGGTGCATGAGTTGTGGCAACTGTTTCGGTTGCGACAACTGCTTCGGAGTCTGCCCCGACAACGCGATTACGAAGATCAAGCCCGGCGAGTACGAGTTCAAGTACTACTACTGCAAGGGCTGCGGAATCTGCGCGGAGGAGTGCCCGAGCGGGTCCATCTCGATGGTGCCCGAGGAGGTGTAA
- the dnaB gene encoding replicative DNA helicase codes for MDPLSDGFDRVPPHDVEAEQAVLGSMMLSKDAIMEVAEILTSADYYQPAHETIHDTIVELSSQGAPTDVITVAGELKRAGHLQRIGGAPYLHTLVSLVPTAANAAYYARHVRENAILRRLVSAGTRIVQLGYAQDGGDVDDIVDAAQAEVFAIAEKRQREDYIRFADMSEAILEELEDIASRDGKLSGVPTGFEDLDRLTQGLHGGQMIIIAARPAMGKSTLALDFCRSASLHKGITSAIFSLEMSRSEIAMRLLSAETGVFLSKMRSGQMTPEDWTRVSKRLSDVASAPLYIDDSPNLTMMEIRSKCRRLKQQQNLGLVVVDYLQLMTSGKKVESRQQEVSEFSRQLKLLAKELDIPVVAVAQLNRGPEARTDKKPMIADLRESGSLEQDADVIMLLHRPDYYNEDERVGEADIIVAKHRNGETRTIPVAFQGQLARFANMARSPGPGADPF; via the coding sequence ATGGATCCGTTGAGCGATGGGTTTGATCGGGTTCCCCCGCACGACGTGGAGGCAGAACAGGCAGTCCTCGGCTCCATGATGCTCTCCAAAGACGCCATCATGGAAGTGGCCGAAATCCTCACCTCCGCGGACTACTATCAGCCCGCCCACGAAACCATCCACGACACGATTGTCGAGCTTTCCTCCCAGGGTGCCCCCACCGACGTCATCACCGTGGCGGGGGAACTGAAGCGGGCCGGTCACCTGCAGCGGATCGGCGGCGCGCCCTACCTGCACACCCTGGTTTCCCTCGTCCCCACCGCCGCCAACGCCGCCTACTATGCGCGCCACGTGCGCGAAAACGCAATCCTGCGGCGCCTGGTTTCGGCCGGAACCAGGATCGTCCAGCTCGGATACGCCCAGGACGGCGGGGATGTGGACGACATTGTCGATGCCGCCCAGGCCGAGGTGTTTGCGATCGCCGAAAAGCGTCAGCGGGAGGACTACATCCGGTTCGCGGACATGTCCGAGGCGATCTTGGAAGAGCTGGAGGACATCGCCTCGCGCGACGGCAAGCTCTCGGGTGTGCCCACCGGGTTTGAGGACCTGGATCGCCTCACCCAGGGGTTGCACGGCGGGCAAATGATCATCATTGCGGCCCGTCCGGCGATGGGGAAGTCGACGCTGGCGCTGGATTTTTGCCGGTCGGCCTCCCTACACAAGGGCATCACCTCGGCCATCTTCTCGCTGGAAATGTCGCGCTCCGAAATCGCCATGCGCCTGCTGTCGGCCGAAACCGGGGTGTTCCTCTCCAAGATGCGTTCCGGCCAAATGACCCCGGAGGATTGGACCCGCGTTTCCAAACGCCTGTCCGACGTCGCCTCGGCGCCCCTGTACATTGACGACTCGCCCAACCTGACCATGATGGAGATCCGGTCCAAGTGTCGGCGCCTGAAGCAGCAGCAGAACTTGGGGCTGGTGGTGGTCGACTACCTGCAGCTGATGACCTCGGGTAAGAAGGTGGAGTCCCGCCAGCAGGAAGTGTCTGAGTTTTCGCGCCAGCTGAAACTGCTGGCCAAAGAGCTGGATATTCCCGTGGTGGCGGTGGCGCAGCTGAACCGTGGGCCCGAGGCGCGCACCGACAAGAAACCGATGATCGCCGACCTGCGTGAGTCCGGCTCGCTGGAACAGGACGCCGACGTGATCATGCTGCTGCACCGGCCCGACTACTACAACGAGGACGAACGGGTGGGTGAGGCCGACATCATCGTGGCCAAGCACCGAAACGGTGAAACCCGGACGATTCCGGTGGCATTCCAGGGTCAGCTGGCTCGGTTCGCCAACATGGCCCGCTCACCCGGTCCGGGCGCGGATCCGTTCTAG
- the rpsR gene encoding 30S ribosomal protein S18: MAKPVLRKPIKKKANPLKSAKIENIDYKDTALLRKFISDRGKIRARRVTGVSVQEQRRIAKAVKNAREMALLPYSSSGR; the protein is encoded by the coding sequence ATGGCGAAGCCGGTACTTCGCAAGCCCATCAAGAAAAAGGCCAACCCACTAAAGTCGGCCAAGATTGAAAACATCGACTACAAGGACACCGCTCTGCTGCGCAAGTTCATTTCGGACCGCGGCAAGATTCGCGCCCGTCGCGTCACCGGTGTCTCCGTTCAGGAGCAGCGTCGGATCGCCAAGGCCGTGAAGAACGCCCGCGAAATGGCCCTGCTGCCCTACTCGTCCTCCGGACGCTGA
- a CDS encoding single-stranded DNA-binding protein, which translates to MANDTVITVVGNLTADPNLRFTGNGAAVVDFTVASTPRTFDRQSGQWRDGETLFLRCTAWREYAENIADSLSKGMRVIVQGRLTQSSYERDGQKRTSYELQVDEVGPALRYAKAQVTRTPRQDGGGFNQGGGQQGGYAQPAQRPAQAPQQADYSQGGFGAPAGGQAGDPWGTPPGGGSSFDDEPPF; encoded by the coding sequence ATGGCTAATGACACGGTGATTACCGTGGTCGGAAATCTGACCGCAGACCCCAATCTGCGTTTCACCGGCAACGGTGCAGCGGTCGTGGACTTCACTGTCGCCTCGACCCCCCGCACTTTCGATCGTCAGTCCGGCCAGTGGCGGGACGGGGAAACCCTGTTCCTTCGCTGCACCGCCTGGCGCGAATACGCCGAGAACATCGCTGATTCACTCAGCAAAGGTATGCGGGTGATCGTGCAGGGACGCCTGACCCAGAGCTCTTACGAGCGTGACGGTCAGAAGCGCACCAGCTACGAACTCCAGGTGGACGAGGTGGGTCCGGCTTTGCGTTACGCCAAAGCTCAGGTGACCCGCACTCCTCGCCAAGATGGGGGCGGCTTTAACCAGGGTGGCGGCCAGCAGGGCGGATACGCCCAGCCCGCGCAGCGCCCCGCTCAGGCCCCGCAGCAGGCTGATTACTCTCAGGGTGGTTTCGGTGCCCCCGCGGGCGGTCAGGCTGGAGATCCCTGGGGGACGCCCCCCGGTGGCGGTTCCAGCTTCGACGACGAACCCCCCTTCTAA
- the porA gene encoding pyruvate ferredoxin oxidoreductase, whose translation MRQQIEGSQAVARTVAACRPEVVAAYPISPQTHIVEAISALVKSGELEGCEYINMESEFGAMSACIGASAAGARTYTATASQGLLFMVEAVYNASGLGLPIVMTVANRAIGAPINIWNDHTDTMSQRDSGWLQLYAEDNQEAADLHVQAFRIAEELSLPVMVCMDGFILTHAVEVVDVPEAEQVARFLPPYEPRQVLDPEHPVSIGAMVGPEAYTEVRYLAHHKQMQALDLIPQVQSDFQEIFGRDSGGLIRPYRLEDAETVVIGLGSVMGTIKDVIDERRAQGEMIGALGIVSFRPFPVAAIHEAIRHVKRMVVVEKAFSVGIGGIVSSMVRSAVRGEGITCYEVVAGLGGRPITKASLHQLFEQAGADQLEFLTFLDLDRDLVDRELERERLVRRSGPMAENIVRDLHEKYQPAVVKE comes from the coding sequence ATGCGTCAGCAAATTGAGGGGTCCCAGGCGGTGGCCCGCACGGTGGCGGCCTGCCGCCCGGAAGTGGTGGCCGCCTACCCGATCAGCCCCCAAACCCACATTGTGGAAGCCATTTCGGCCCTGGTGAAAAGCGGGGAGCTGGAGGGGTGCGAGTACATCAACATGGAGTCCGAGTTCGGGGCCATGTCCGCCTGCATTGGCGCCTCGGCGGCCGGGGCCCGCACCTACACCGCCACCGCCTCGCAGGGTCTCCTGTTCATGGTGGAGGCGGTGTACAACGCTTCGGGCCTGGGCCTGCCGATCGTGATGACGGTGGCCAACCGGGCGATCGGTGCCCCGATTAACATCTGGAATGACCACACCGACACCATGAGTCAGCGTGACTCCGGGTGGCTGCAACTCTACGCGGAGGACAACCAGGAGGCGGCAGACCTGCACGTCCAGGCCTTCCGAATCGCAGAGGAACTGTCACTGCCGGTGATGGTGTGCATGGACGGATTCATCCTGACCCACGCGGTTGAAGTCGTGGACGTGCCCGAGGCGGAGCAGGTAGCCCGATTCCTCCCCCCTTACGAGCCGCGGCAGGTGTTGGACCCGGAGCATCCGGTTTCGATTGGCGCCATGGTTGGGCCCGAGGCGTACACGGAGGTGCGCTACCTGGCCCACCACAAGCAGATGCAGGCGCTGGACCTGATCCCGCAGGTACAGTCCGACTTCCAGGAGATCTTTGGACGCGACTCGGGTGGTTTGATTCGTCCGTATCGGCTGGAAGACGCCGAGACGGTGGTGATCGGCTTGGGCTCAGTGATGGGCACGATCAAGGATGTGATCGACGAGCGCCGGGCCCAGGGCGAAATGATTGGGGCGCTGGGAATCGTCAGCTTCCGCCCGTTCCCGGTGGCGGCCATTCACGAAGCCATCCGGCACGTGAAGCGGATGGTGGTGGTCGAGAAGGCGTTCTCCGTGGGGATTGGCGGCATCGTGTCCTCGATGGTTCGCTCGGCCGTGCGCGGCGAAGGCATCACCTGCTACGAGGTGGTGGCGGGCCTGGGTGGTCGACCCATCACCAAGGCGTCGCTGCATCAGCTCTTTGAGCAGGCGGGCGCGGACCAGTTGGAGTTCCTCACCTTCCTGGATCTAGATCGGGATCTGGTGGATCGCGAACTTGAGCGGGAGCGCCTCGTGCGCCGCTCCGGTCCAATGGCGGAAAACATCGTCCGCGACCTGCATGAGAAGTACCAACCCGCGGTAGTGAAGGAGTGA
- a CDS encoding thiamine pyrophosphate-dependent enzyme: protein MEVELGIPAYRPTEIPARENVKFYQVGSFAVGNRLAELADRSVQSDPDRFNSLTSGHRACQGCGEALGARYALDTAMDASGGDLVAVNATGCLEVFSTPYPETAWTVPWLHSLFGNAPAVATGVAAALKARGKKTRVVAQGGDGGTVDIGMGTLSGMFERNDDVLYICYDNEAYMNTGVQRSGATPPTARTATTQPVGEHPGNTFGQGKDMARIAMAHEIPYVATATVADLRDLEYKVRKAMTMHGARYIHVLVPCPLGWGSLSNETLKLARAATQSGFFPVFEAEAGEVTSVQKIRRPVSVEAYLRPQKRFAHLYRPRRDEETIARLQAMCDRNIRRYGLIAEEQLDEDVLERVLAAPYDPEGRYESMDGYEALRGATARTKRAHADTRPVDKRAGGAQGHGHVEAGTGTGESPTIVKEKSDEQN from the coding sequence ATGGAAGTCGAACTGGGCATTCCCGCCTACCGCCCGACGGAAATTCCCGCGCGGGAAAACGTGAAGTTCTACCAGGTTGGGTCCTTTGCCGTAGGCAACCGCCTGGCCGAGTTGGCCGACAGGTCCGTCCAGTCGGACCCCGATCGGTTCAACTCGCTGACGTCGGGTCACCGGGCCTGCCAGGGTTGTGGCGAGGCGCTCGGTGCCCGCTACGCCCTGGACACGGCGATGGACGCCTCCGGCGGAGACCTGGTGGCGGTCAATGCGACCGGATGTCTGGAAGTTTTTTCCACCCCCTACCCGGAGACCGCCTGGACGGTCCCGTGGCTTCACTCGCTGTTCGGCAACGCACCGGCGGTAGCCACCGGGGTGGCGGCCGCGCTGAAAGCCCGGGGAAAGAAAACCCGGGTGGTCGCGCAGGGTGGCGACGGCGGCACGGTGGACATTGGGATGGGCACCCTGTCGGGCATGTTTGAGCGCAACGACGACGTGCTCTACATCTGCTACGACAACGAGGCCTACATGAACACCGGCGTGCAGCGCTCGGGCGCGACCCCGCCGACAGCGCGCACCGCCACCACCCAACCGGTGGGTGAACACCCGGGTAACACGTTTGGGCAGGGCAAAGACATGGCTCGAATCGCCATGGCCCACGAGATTCCTTACGTTGCCACGGCCACGGTCGCGGATCTGCGGGACCTGGAGTACAAAGTCCGCAAAGCAATGACCATGCACGGAGCCCGGTACATCCACGTGCTGGTCCCGTGTCCGCTCGGCTGGGGTTCCCTCTCCAACGAGACGCTGAAGTTGGCTCGGGCCGCGACCCAAAGCGGGTTCTTCCCCGTGTTCGAGGCTGAGGCGGGCGAGGTTACCTCCGTTCAGAAGATCCGCCGGCCCGTGTCGGTGGAGGCCTACCTGCGTCCGCAGAAGCGGTTTGCCCACCTTTACCGCCCCCGACGGGACGAAGAGACGATTGCCCGACTGCAAGCCATGTGCGACCGCAACATTCGTCGCTATGGCTTGATCGCGGAAGAGCAACTGGACGAGGACGTGCTGGAGCGAGTTTTGGCCGCCCCTTACGATCCGGAGGGCCGGTACGAGTCGATGGATGGGTACGAGGCTCTGCGCGGAGCCACCGCCCGGACCAAGCGGGCCCACGCGGACACCCGACCGGTCGACAAGCGCGCTGGTGGCGCGCAGGGTCACGGTCACGTCGAAGCGGGCACCGGCACCGGGGAGTCCCCCACCATCGTGAAGGAGAAGTCAGATGAGCAAAACTGA
- the rpsF gene encoding 30S ribosomal protein S6, with protein MRKYELMVILDPSIDERTVAPTMDKLLQQVTAAGGSVENVDVWGKRRLAYPILKNSEGIYVVINMTTTSEVALEINRQLTLNEEILRTKLLRADEK; from the coding sequence ATGCGGAAATATGAACTGATGGTGATCCTCGATCCCAGCATCGACGAACGCACCGTCGCTCCCACGATGGACAAGCTGCTGCAGCAGGTAACCGCTGCCGGTGGTTCCGTGGAAAACGTTGACGTGTGGGGCAAGCGCCGCCTGGCCTACCCCATCTTGAAGAACAGCGAAGGAATCTACGTGGTCATCAACATGACCACCACCTCCGAAGTTGCTCTTGAGATCAATCGTCAGCTCACGCTGAACGAAGAAATTCTTCGCACCAAGCTCCTGCGAGCTGACGAAAAGTAA
- a CDS encoding MATE family efflux transporter, which yields MSQNSEPRVEGSPVQGRPVDFSARAILSLAIPALGSLIIEPLLIMIDSIMVGHLGVTSLAGLSLSSTVLNTLVGVFVFLAYSTTAVTARLFGAGRRRDGLQAGVQALWLAFGLGLVLVLLLELTAPWLVQLLGADPTVAPEATVYLRAGAPGMIGMLVILAANGVLRGLLDTRTPLYVLAAGAAFNVALNALLIYGLNLGLLGAGLGLSLAQTAMGLAMTWAVVRQARREQVSLAPSRAGVLSSAGAGLPLLIRTISLRIALLLTVTVAAQAGTVALAGHQVVSSVWSMAAFALDALAIAAQGLVGVALGRGRGSELSQLIRRLSWWGVGAAVVIGVVTAGLAPWLPWLFGPDPQMHEVATAALRVAGLAMPIGGLVFILDGVLIGASQGPYLARTGLITLAVYLPTLLALHLWISDRSPMDSAGQVEALTWLWIAFAGWFMLARAVTNSWRAYRPSALLGK from the coding sequence GTGAGCCAGAACTCTGAACCGAGGGTTGAAGGTTCGCCCGTTCAGGGCCGCCCGGTGGATTTTTCCGCCCGGGCCATCCTCTCCCTGGCCATCCCCGCGCTCGGCTCCCTGATCATCGAACCGCTCCTGATCATGATCGACTCAATCATGGTTGGGCACCTGGGCGTCACTTCCCTGGCCGGCCTGTCCCTGTCATCCACCGTCCTCAACACCCTGGTGGGAGTGTTTGTCTTCCTGGCCTACTCCACCACTGCGGTCACCGCCCGGCTGTTTGGGGCCGGTCGGCGCCGGGACGGGCTCCAGGCGGGGGTGCAGGCCCTCTGGTTGGCATTCGGCCTCGGCCTAGTTCTGGTGTTGCTCCTGGAACTGACGGCGCCCTGGTTGGTCCAGCTACTCGGCGCCGATCCGACGGTCGCGCCCGAAGCCACCGTCTACCTGCGAGCGGGCGCACCGGGAATGATCGGCATGTTGGTCATCCTGGCGGCCAACGGCGTCCTGCGCGGGCTGCTGGATACCCGCACTCCGCTGTACGTGCTGGCCGCCGGGGCCGCCTTCAACGTGGCTCTGAATGCGCTGCTGATTTACGGGCTCAACCTGGGCCTGCTGGGGGCGGGACTGGGGCTCAGCCTGGCCCAAACCGCGATGGGGTTGGCGATGACCTGGGCGGTGGTGCGCCAAGCCCGGCGCGAACAGGTGAGTCTAGCCCCCAGCCGGGCCGGGGTCCTCAGTTCTGCCGGAGCCGGCCTCCCCCTACTCATTCGGACCATTTCTCTTCGCATTGCCCTGCTGCTGACGGTGACGGTGGCCGCGCAGGCGGGAACCGTGGCCCTGGCCGGGCACCAGGTGGTGTCTTCCGTCTGGTCGATGGCGGCTTTCGCCCTGGACGCCCTGGCAATCGCGGCGCAGGGGCTGGTCGGGGTGGCCTTGGGACGGGGCCGCGGCTCCGAACTGAGCCAGCTGATTCGGCGTCTGTCCTGGTGGGGGGTGGGCGCGGCCGTTGTCATTGGCGTCGTCACCGCCGGGTTGGCCCCGTGGCTTCCGTGGCTGTTTGGTCCCGATCCCCAGATGCACGAGGTGGCCACGGCCGCGCTCCGGGTGGCGGGGCTGGCCATGCCGATCGGGGGCCTGGTCTTCATCCTGGACGGGGTCCTGATCGGTGCCTCCCAAGGTCCATATTTGGCCCGCACCGGCCTGATCACCCTGGCCGTTTACCTGCCCACGCTCCTGGCCCTCCACCTGTGGATTAGTGACCGCAGCCCGATGGACTCGGCCGGACAGGTCGAAGCCCTCACCTGGCTCTGGATCGCCTTCGCCGGCTGGTTCATGCTGGCCCGGGCCGTGACGAACAGCTGGCGAGCCTATCGACCCTCGGCTCTGCTGGGAAAGTGA